Part of the Prevotella communis genome is shown below.
AGGATCGGCCTAGAGCGAAACTGGTAATTGGGGCTAAGTCGTAACAAGGTAGCCGTACCGGAAGGTGCGGCTGGAACACCTCCTTTCTGGAGAGAATGACTAGACAGAAGTTAAGATGGTTAGTTTTAACCCAAGCTTCTTTACTACACGCTGTTTATATATAGAGAATGTATGAGGCTGGGCAGAGGTACCCCCTCTGACCAAACTGACAGTCCTATAGCTCAGTTGGTTAGAGCGCCACACTGATAATGTGGAGGTCGGCAGTTCAAGTCTGCCTGGGACTACTTCGATTTCTCTATCCCATGGGGGATTAGCTCAGTTGGCTAGAGCGCTTGCATGGCATGCAAGAGGTCATCGGTTCGACCCCGATATTCTCCACAATCCTCACAACGAGGAAGAGATCTTTGACATATTGACACACAAGACTGTAAGTAAAGACTTTAAGAAGTCAAACTGAGTAGATTAAAAAATCTCAAAATTACAGCTGAAAGTATGAGCTATGCATTGAATGTTTAATGTTTAATCATTAATGTTTAATGTATATAGGCGAAAGCAAGTTAGGGCGTCTGGTGGATGCCTTGGCTCTCGGAGGCGATGAAGGACGTGATAAGCTGCGATAAGCTCTGGGTAGATGCAAATAATCTTTGATCCAGGGATTTCCGAATGGGACAACCCAGCAGTCTGAAGGACTGTTATTCCTACAAAGGTAGGAAGGCAAACGGGGGGAACTGAAACATCTTAGTACCCTCAGGAAGAGAAAATAAACAATGATTCCCCTAGTAGTGGCGAGCGAACGGGGAAGAGCCCAAACCTGTTATGTAGCAATGCATAATGGGGGTTGTAGGACCACGCCGTGGTACTCTGATCATGAGCAGAATGTTCTGGAAAGTTCAACCATAGAAGATGAAAGTTCTGTACGCGAAGTGAAATGAGGCCTAGTGGTATCCTGAGTAACGCGGAGCACGAGGAATTCTGCGCGAATCTGCCGGGACCATCCGGTAAGGCTAAATACTCCCGAGAGACCGATAGCGAACCAGTACCGTGAGGGAAAGGTGAAAAGCACCCCTATTAGGGGAGTGAAATAGTACCTGAAACCAGTCGCCTACAAGCGGTCGGAGCTAGTTATACTAGTGACGGCGTGCCTTTTGCATAATGAACCTACGAGTTACCATGTCCGGCGAGGTTAAGCCCTTCTGGGGCGCAACCGCAGTGAAAGCGAGGCTGAAGAGGCCGCCCAAGTCGGATGGGGTAGACGCGAAACCGAGTGATCTACACATGTCCAGGATGAAGTCCCGGTAACACGGGATGGAGGTCCGCACCGATAAGCGTTGAAAAGCTTCCGGATGAGGTGTGTGTAGGAGTGAAAGGCCAATCAAACTCGGAGATAGCTCGTACTCCCCGAAAGGCATTTAGGTGCCGCGTCGGATGGTCACCGTGAGAGGTAGAGCGACCGATAGGTCAAGAGGGCTTCACCGCCTATCGAGACCTGACGAACTCCGAATGCTCACGGTCTGCAGTCCGGCAGTAAGGGGGCGGGTGCTAAGGTCCGTCCCCGAGAGGAGAAGAATCCAGACCGCCGTCTAAGGTCCCGGAATCCTGTCTGAGTTAGTCTAACGAAGTGTGGCCTCGATGACAGCTAGGATGTTGGCTTGGAAGCAGCCATTCATTCAAAGAGTGCGTAACAGCTCACTAGTCGAGAGGCCGTGCATGGATAATAATCGGGTATAAGACAGGTACCGAAGGCGCGGGATAGCATTAAAAAGTATCGGTAGGGGAGCATTCCAGCGACGTCGAAGGTGAAGGATGACCTTCACTGGAGTTTCTGGAAAAGCAAATGTAGGTATAAGTAACGATAAGACGGGTGAGATTCCCGTCCGCCATAAGACTAAGGTTTCCCGGGCGATGTCAATCACCCCGGGGTGAGTCGGGTCCTAAGTTTAAGCCGAACGGCGAGAGCGATGGCTGACACGGTTAATATTCCGTGACTACCATACGGGGCGACGTGGTGACGGAGCAGTGACACTGCCGCGTGCTGACGGAATAGCACGTTGAAGCGTGTAGGTGCTGAGGAGTGCAGGCAAATCCACACTCCGAGCCGAACGTGACAGTACAGGGTCTTCTTCGGAAGAACTTGATAGCGCAGGTAAACATACTCCCGAGAAAAACCGCTAAGCTTAACCCGTGTGGTACCCGTACCGCAAACGGACACACGTAGTCGGGTAGAACATACTAAGGCGTTGAGAGATTCGTGGCTAAGGAACTAGGCAAACTGACCCTGTAACTTCGGGATAAAGGGTCCTCACTTTAAGTGAGGCGCAGAGAATAGGTCCAGGCAACTGTTTAACAAAAACACAGGGCTGTGCAAACTCGAAAGATGAGGTATACAGCCTGACACCTGCCCGGTGCTGGAAGGTTAAGAGGAGATGTCAGTGGTAACATGAAGCATTGAATTGAAGCCCCAGTAAACGGCGGCCGTAACTATAACGGTCCTAAGGTAGCGAAATTCCTTGTCGGGTAAGTTCCGACCTGCACGAATGGTGTAATGATCCGGACGCTGTCTCGGCCACGATCTCAGTGAAATTGTAGTATCGGTGAAGATGCCGATTACCCGCGATGGGACGAAAAGACCCCGTGAACCTTTACTACAGCTTAGCACTGACCTTGGTCATCGGATGTGTAGGATAGGCCGGAGGCTATGAAGTGGGCGCGCCAGCGTTCATGGAGCCGCCGTTGAAATACGGCCCTTCTGCTGCCTGAGGTCTAACACGCAGTAGCGTGGACACTGTTTGGTGGGTAGTTTGACTGGGGTGGTCGCCTCCAAAAGCGTAACGGAGGCTTCCAAAGGTGCCCTCGGGCCGATTGGTAACCGGCCTTATAGAGTGTAAAGGCAAAAGGGGCGCTTGACTGGGAGGCAGACATGCCGAGCAGGCAGGAAACTGGGGCTTAGTGATCCGGTGCAAGTGTATGGAAACTGCATCGCTCAAAGGATAAAAGGTACTCCGGGGATAACAGGCTGATCCCCCCCAAGAGCTCATATCGACGGGGTGGTTTGGCACCTCGATGTCGGCTCGTCACATCCTGGGGCTGGAGAAGGTCCCAAGGGTTGGGCTGTTCGCCCATTAAAGTGGCACGCGAGCTGGGTTCAGAACGTCGTGAGACAGTTCGGTCTCTATCTATCGTGGGCGTGGGAGTCTTGAGTGGATCGGACACTAGTACGAGAGGACCGTGTTTGACTGACCTCCGGTTTACCGGTTGTACCGCCAGGTGCACCGCCGGGTATCCGCGTCGGGATCGGATAAGCGCTGAAAGCATCTAAGTGCGAAGCCGGCCACAAGATGAGGGCTCCATTGAGGGTCGTCGTAGACTACGACGTTGATAGGGTGCAGGTGTAAAGACAGTGATGTCAAAGCCGAGCACTACTAATTGCCCGAAGGCTTTCGCTAATAAAGCGCATGCTTTCAACTGTGACAGTATTGACGCTGAAGTTTAAGCTTCAGTCTTAGTGTGATATGTCAACCTTATACGCGGTTGTATAATTGTCAATTATCAATTGTCAATTATCAATTTAGCGAAGATATTCAGGTGGCTATTGCGGCGGGGTCCCACCTCTTCCCATTCCGAACAGAGAAGTTAAGCCCGCTTGCGCCGATGGTACTGCAATGCAATGCGGGAGAGTAGGAGGCTGCCATTTTTTACAAGTAAAGACCCTGATTCAGCAATGAGTCAGGGTCTTTTTCGTGTTTGTATATCCTAACCTTATATGCATTGTTAGTTGCTTACGCTGAACATAAAAACCGGTTTGCTGAATATATTTGGCGAATCGGTTTTCTTTGTGTAGTTTTGCTTCATCAAAAATATCTAAACTTATAAGATGAACAAATTTCTGTTTTTTTTGATGCTTATGGCATCTGCTGCATCAGTGACTAGTTGTACTCAGGATGATCCGTATGAAGAGTACTTCAACAATTGGATGAATAATAACGTTACTCCCAATACCAGTAGTGGTAATTCCGCTACTACGGGTGAGTTGGCTTCATTTGATGTTGCTATAGATAAATCGACAGCGGAACCAACCGATGTCGCTACGGCATATTATCCTGACGAAGAGGATATGCTTGAGAATAATGATTTTTCGACGGAGGTGGCTATTGATTTGTCTAATCCAGTTTCGAAGACAGTTGATGGTGTGGAGATAACTGTCAACGGTAGCCATGTGACGGCCAACCACGGCTCTGAGAAGAAAGTATGCTACGTAGTGAGTGGCTCGACTACCAACGGTTCACTGACCATCCTTGGTGAGAAGAAATATGCCGTGAAGCTCAACGGTGTATCCATTACCAATCCCGACTCAGCAGCATTGAACCTGTTGAGCAATAAACGCGCGTTTGTTATCCTGGCCGATGGCACTACCAATACGTTGACCGATGGAGTGGGGGGCTCGCAGAAAGGTACGCTCTACTGTAAGGGTAAACTGCTTTTCAATGGCAGTGGCTCCCTGAGCGTCACTGGCAATACGAATAACGGTATCCATTCAGCCGACTATATTACTTTTAGTAAAGGCTGTAATATTTATGTAAAAGCTACCGAAAATCATGGAGTTAAGGCAAATGATGGTATCTTCATTAATGGTGGAGTCCTCAATGTTGAGGTATCGGCAGCTGCAGCTAAGGGCATCAACAGCGAGAGTCATATCATTATCAACGGTGGACGCACTACAGTATTGACTACTGGTAACGGTGCTTATGATACAACAGATAAGTCTGTTAAGGGTGCGGCATGCATCAAGACCGACTCAACACTGACTGTTAATGGTGGCGAGCTATGGTTGAAGAGTACTGGCTCGGGTGGTAAAGGCATCAATGTGGATATGGAAGCCAACTTCAATGGCGGTAGTGTCTATGTGGTTACCACCGGCGGACAATACAAAATCAATAACGACTCCTCATCGCCTAAGGGAATCAAGGTTGATGGTAATATCAACATCAGTGGTGGGCGTATCTGGGTACGTACCAGTGGCTACAACGGTGAAGGTATTGAGACGAAGAAGCAAATGACTATCACCGGTGGCGAGGTAGCCTCGTACGCCTATGACGATGCCATCAATTCAAAGAGTAATATGACCATCACCGGTGGTTATGTCTATGCCCAGGGACAGCATAACGACGGACTGGATGCCAACGGCAACTGCTATATCAAGGGCGGTACTATCTTCGCCATCTGTTCAGGCACACCAGAGGTGGCTATCGATGCCAATACCGAGGGCGGTTACAAACTCTATGTAACTGGTGGTACTATCGTTGCCGTAGGTGGAGTAGAAAACGGCAGCAGTTTGTCACAGTCGTGCTATCAGGCCTCATCGTGGAGCGCCAGCACATGGTATGCACTGACGGTAGGTAGTAGCACCTTCTCATTTAAGACCCCTTCAAGTGGTGGCTCAGGTCTGGTTGTTAGTGGTGCCTCACAGCCTACGCTCCTGTCGGGAGTCAGTGTCAGCGATGGTACGTCCTACTTCGGTGGCCTGGGGATCATCGATGGCACCGTCAGTGGAGGTACCAATATCAGCCTCTCTTCGTATAGCGGTGGCAACGGTATGAACAGTGGTCCAGGAGGCTGGCATTGACCCAGAAAAATAAACACTGATTTTGAGGTCCTATCTTAGTGACTTTGAGGTCCTAAACCTATGGTTTACGATGTGTAAACCTATGGTTTAGGACCTCAAAGTCTATAGTTTACGATGCCTTAACCTATGGTTTCTGTTTACACATCCTCTTCATCGTCTTCAATACCCTCTTTAACGGGTACAAAATCCATTTCTTCATCATCTGGGGTCACAACACTTTTCACGCTTTCCCCGCTGCCTGTTAACAGGCAATTATGGTGCATGACTTCAATTGCCTGTACATCAGGTTTTGTATATATCTTTTTCATCATTATTCCTTGTTATTTAGTGAATTTCTTACCATTAGAAATATATAGTCCTTTCTTCGTGGGCATTTTGTCGAGTTTACGACCGTCGATTGTGTACAAATTCTCCTCCTGTTGTTTTATATCTTCTTCTACCACTAGGATACCTGTTGTCTCATAGCCTTCATCGAAATCGAGCACGAAGTTGCGCGCCTGCTGACCATTCTCGGTAGCTACCTTGAAGTGACTACGGAAACATTTCAGCGCCTTGCCATTGTCAGTGGTGCGTGCGTTTTTCGAGTAACCTATCTTGTTACCCGATGACATCAGTATAATCTCGTTCTTATTGCCTTGATTGTCGCCTGTCGCTCCACTTGCTACAATCTCGAAGGGCGCGTACTGTCCAACGAAGCTTACCTGCTGGTCTTCGCTCACGATAGGTGTTGGCTCTGTGCTGGTGATGGTAACACCTGTGAATACAGGATCTTTAATGTCGCGTGTGTTTACATCCGCCTGGTCATAGCCATCTGCCTTGTTCCACCTGATGAGGTAGGGCACACCAGCCTCGATGTCTGTGACCGTATTAAATTTCATTGTCAGTGTGCCATCTGCCGATAGTGAGGTACCATCAGCGCTATTGTTAAATGCCTTGATGGTAGCACCTGCCAGACTGCTGGCGGCAATTTGTTCGGCTGTCAGCGAGAAGGGTAGGCACAGGGTGTTCCAGTAACCATCCTTGAGCAGTGTACGGTCAGTGAGTTGCACCTCAGCCATTTTGTGCCAGTTCTCTTCAAGAATGTCGATATTCTTTTTCACCAGTTCCGCGTCGTTGTTGGCAAGCTGCAGTGCTGCCTGTGTGGTGAATGCCTGGATAGCTATCAGGTTTGTAACACTATGTCTGCTATCCTTGAGCCCCCTTAACGTGAATTCGTATTGCGTGTCGCTATCCAGATTGTTGAGGGTTATCGATGGTGAGAAGATGTCACCGATGGCTGTCCAGTTTGTAGCGGTCTGCGGTTTGTTGATTTCGATGCAGTCTACGAAGAGGTAGTACATGTCGTCAGATGTATATTTGATGCAGACATACTTGGTTCCCTCAGGGATGTCTTCCTTGTATTGCGTCCATTGGTTGTCCTTAATACCAGTCACTTCATTACTGAAAGTAAAGGCGTCTATATCGTCTGTCGTAGAACTGTAGCCCACCATGAATGACTCGGGATATTCTGTGTGGTAGTTCTTGTAGTAGAACGACAACTGGGTGCCATCGATGGTCTTTGCCAATTGGGGCGAGATGAGATACTGTGGATGATGTACCTGGTCCGACAAGAAGGCGAAGCCCGCGTTACCATCCTTGCTCACAACAGAACCACTCTTGCCTTGTGATCCGTCGATACAGTCGTGACGCTTCCATCCTTTATATCCATTTTCAAAGTTCTGCGACAAGGAGGTACTGTGGTCTGACTTTCTGTACACAAACTGATAGGAGTCGCTGAAGCCCGTCCATGAGATGGTAGCCCCGTCCTTGCCCCTGTTGACGTTGATATCATAGGGTGTTGGGTTAGCTTCGGTGAACACTGAAACCTGTGCCCAGGACACCTCTTCATTTTGGGCAGAGAGGCCGCTTATCTTAACTAAATAAGAATGATCTACATTCAGGTTGCCGATGGTGTATGGACTTGTGGCGTCTTCTACAACAGTCCATTCCGGATTGTTGGGATAGATACCGACGTTGTCGATAAGCATATTATACTGGTCATTACTTTGATCGCGGAAGGCGATATAACCCATCTGGCCTTCGTATGCACTCAAGTCAACGGTTACCTCTGTCCATTCGCCGCTGGCATCGCCTGGCTCGGCAAGTAAATGGAATGCCGTCGTATCTTTTTCGGTGGTCGAGACGTAAATTTTATAGTGCTCAGGAAATCTGGAATCGCCGACACGCACCCAGTATTTCAGTTGACCGCCTAATTTGACCTGTGGTGTAATCAGCCAGTTGTCAACATTATAGGACGTCTTGTTACGATAGCTGTAAACAATGACGCCATAGTCTCCTTCATAAGAAGCATTATTATCATTATTTTGGATTATCTGCCAGTCAGTGTCGTTTGTTCCCTGGCCATTGCGCGCCACTGTCCAGCCATCGAGTCCATTCTCAAAATCGTCGAAGAATGATATCTCGCTATAGCGCAACCGATAGCTGTTGTTCTCGCCAGTCCAGTTGATAGTGGCCGAGGTGGGCGTCGTGTTAACGCCTGTGATGACGGGACATGGATAGTACATGAATGTGGTCGTGGGGATGAAGTTATATTGGTTGGGTGTTCTACTCTCCAGTTTACTTTTATCAGCATCAAACACCGCGATAGAAGCGCCCTCGACTTTTTTGCCATAGAACTTCTTTGATATCTTTTCTCCCTTTTCTGGGTTTTCAAAGTCTATGAGCAGGTTGCCACCCTTATAGAAATAGGGTGTCTTGAGTGCCATGAGTATCATTCTCTCGTTGCCCACTTTCGAGAGTGTCAGTTGGCCTTGGTAGTACAAATCCTGATCGACAACCGGTTCAAAACTGCTGATAGTGGTGTAGCCAACCTCCTTGATATACACGTTGACGCTACCCTCCATCATCTCGTTGTCGTTGTCGGTGGTGAGATGATATGCGAGAGCGTAAATGTTACTACCAAGCATGTCTGTCAGCTGTGCAGCAGGAATCACATACTGACTTTTGTTATAATAATTAAACATGCCACCAGCGACGGGAATCATTCCTTGAGTATCGGTTCCTTCATAGACCGTTACATTTTTCTCTGCCCTC
Proteins encoded:
- a CDS encoding choice-of-anchor J domain-containing protein; this encodes MTKLKLNLMIMLMLYLFTGSMRAEKNVTVYEGTDTQGMIPVAGGMFNYYNKSQYVIPAAQLTDMLGSNIYALAYHLTTDNDNEMMEGSVNVYIKEVGYTTISSFEPVVDQDLYYQGQLTLSKVGNERMILMALKTPYFYKGGNLLIDFENPEKGEKISKKFYGKKVEGASIAVFDADKSKLESRTPNQYNFIPTTTFMYYPCPVITGVNTTPTSATINWTGENNSYRLRYSEISFFDDFENGLDGWTVARNGQGTNDTDWQIIQNNDNNASYEGDYGVIVYSYRNKTSYNVDNWLITPQVKLGGQLKYWVRVGDSRFPEHYKIYVSTTEKDTTAFHLLAEPGDASGEWTEVTVDLSAYEGQMGYIAFRDQSNDQYNMLIDNVGIYPNNPEWTVVEDATSPYTIGNLNVDHSYLVKISGLSAQNEEVSWAQVSVFTEANPTPYDINVNRGKDGATISWTGFSDSYQFVYRKSDHSTSLSQNFENGYKGWKRHDCIDGSQGKSGSVVSKDGNAGFAFLSDQVHHPQYLISPQLAKTIDGTQLSFYYKNYHTEYPESFMVGYSSTTDDIDAFTFSNEVTGIKDNQWTQYKEDIPEGTKYVCIKYTSDDMYYLFVDCIEINKPQTATNWTAIGDIFSPSITLNNLDSDTQYEFTLRGLKDSRHSVTNLIAIQAFTTQAALQLANNDAELVKKNIDILEENWHKMAEVQLTDRTLLKDGYWNTLCLPFSLTAEQIAASSLAGATIKAFNNSADGTSLSADGTLTMKFNTVTDIEAGVPYLIRWNKADGYDQADVNTRDIKDPVFTGVTITSTEPTPIVSEDQQVSFVGQYAPFEIVASGATGDNQGNKNEIILMSSGNKIGYSKNARTTDNGKALKCFRSHFKVATENGQQARNFVLDFDEGYETTGILVVEEDIKQQEENLYTIDGRKLDKMPTKKGLYISNGKKFTK
- a CDS encoding carbohydrate-binding domain-containing protein, producing the protein MNNNVTPNTSSGNSATTGELASFDVAIDKSTAEPTDVATAYYPDEEDMLENNDFSTEVAIDLSNPVSKTVDGVEITVNGSHVTANHGSEKKVCYVVSGSTTNGSLTILGEKKYAVKLNGVSITNPDSAALNLLSNKRAFVILADGTTNTLTDGVGGSQKGTLYCKGKLLFNGSGSLSVTGNTNNGIHSADYITFSKGCNIYVKATENHGVKANDGIFINGGVLNVEVSAAAAKGINSESHIIINGGRTTVLTTGNGAYDTTDKSVKGAACIKTDSTLTVNGGELWLKSTGSGGKGINVDMEANFNGGSVYVVTTGGQYKINNDSSSPKGIKVDGNINISGGRIWVRTSGYNGEGIETKKQMTITGGEVASYAYDDAINSKSNMTITGGYVYAQGQHNDGLDANGNCYIKGGTIFAICSGTPEVAIDANTEGGYKLYVTGGTIVAVGGVENGSSLSQSCYQASSWSASTWYALTVGSSTFSFKTPSSGGSGLVVSGASQPTLLSGVSVSDGTSYFGGLGIIDGTVSGGTNISLSSYSGGNGMNSGPGGWH